The genomic stretch ATTGGGCTCTTTTGAAATGCTGAGGATCTGTTTACCCAGGCCAACTCCTTAGGAAAGGGGGTTGGGTAAGGAGCCCTTAGTGTCTTGTACATTAAGGGGTCAATTGGAGTTTGTCTGGCCTTCCCAGCTAGAGAGAGTCTTATTTACATGAGAAgcaaggctaggtgattaaagaGACAAGCAGGACAAATTCAAAGTAACCAGTTAGAGTAAAAACAAGCTTAGGCAtttcagtctcactctgttgcccaagctggagtgcagtggcgcgatctctgctcactgcaagcttcgcctcccaggttcgcgccattctcctgcctgagcctcctgagtaggtgggactacaggcacccaccaccacgcccgtctaattttttgtatttttattagagacaggttttcaccatgttagccaggatggtctcgatctcctgacctcgtgatccacccgcctcggcctcccaaagtgctgggattacaggcgtgagccaccacgcctggctggttcttggcatttttaacaaagaattggacgaaacacacaaagcaacaaaagaagcAACAAAAGCATAGCTGTATTGAAACAAAAATGCACTTCACAGAGTGGGAGCAGGCTCAAGCAAGGCTCAAAAGCACTGGTcgcagaattttctggggtttaaataccctctagatgTTTCCCATTGGTCACTTGGTTTACACCCTATGAAGTAGTGGCCCAtgaccagtctgattggttgtggaaggTGACCaagcagaggctgaagtgaagttacaaagttacgcTCTATGCAGATGTCTGACTGGTTGCAGGAGGGGACCAATCCGAGGcactttccatttttcatctgCAACACAGAAAGTTGGGGGGagttgcaaagggagtagcctctgatcCTTTTGTTACGTGGGCATGGAAATttagggttttccttttgattcggTTCATGAAGTCAGCATGAATCAGCCTTAGGCTCCCTGCccccagaccctattctcctgcctcactggcaaccactgatctttatcctgtctccatagttttgcctttttcagaatgtcatagtTGGGGTCATTCACTACGTAGCCTTTTCCGACTGGCTGCTTTCACTAAGCAACATGCATCATGTGTATCTTCATACCACCCTCTCacgtttcccccaggctggagatgTTGAGTTTATCTGAATTTTTCTCATGTCTTCCTGCTCCTCCTTCCTTGTAACTCTCTTGCCTGCAGCCTCTGTTATTTCTTCCTCTGAAGGTGCACCCAGGCTTACTTATCTACCCTCCTCCCTGGGCCATGCCCTGCACACCATACCTCAGTCATGTCATTCTGGATTCTGTTTACTGTCAGTCTTTCTGTTTGGCATAGACATCCCTCTTGGCTGGCCTGTGAGGACAGCCCCTTTCCTCATTTCATGCTCCTAATGGAGAAGCCACTGCAAGATATTTAATGTCCTTCACCTGATTTTCCATGGCCAGGCAAAACCTGGACACAACTCAGCCACCCACTGACTTCTTTCCTGCTTCTCATCCTCAAATACCCTTCATTGGGCTCttgtttcttttgaaaacatCCTCCCATGAGGGATTCCACAGTGATTCCCCAGAGGAACCACAGAGTTGGGATGAGGACAGTGCAAGTGTGAGAGTGCTGGGTGTGAGGGTGCTGGGTGTGAGGGCACCAGGTGTGAGGGTGCTGGTTGCGAGGGCACCAGGTGTGAGGATGCTGGTTGCGAGGGCACCAGGTGAGAGGGTGCTGGGTGTGAGGGCACCTCGTGTGAGGGCACCAGGTGTGAGGGTGCTGGGTGCGAGGGCACCAGGTGTGAGGGTGCCGGGTGCGAGGGCACCAGGTGTGAGGGTGCCGGGTGTGAGGGCACCAGGTGTGAGGGTGCCGGGTGCGAGGGCACCAGGTGAGAGGGTGCCGGGTGCGAGGGCACCACGTGTGAGGGTGCCGGGTGCGAGGGCACCAGGTGTGAGGGTGCCGGGTGCGAGGGCACCAGGTGTGAGGGTGCCGGGTGCGAGGGCACCACGTGTGAGGGCGCCGGGTGTGAGGGCACCACGTGTGAGGGCGCCGGGTGCGAGGGCACCAGGTGAGAGGGCGCCGGGTGCGAGGGCACCACGTGTGAGGGCGCCGGGTGCGAGGGCACCACGTGTGAGGGCGCCGGGTGCGAGGGCGCCGGGTGCGAGGGCGCCGGGTGAGAGGGCGCCGGGTGCGAGGGCGCCGGGTGAGAGGGCGCCGGGTGCGAGGGCGCCGGGTGAGAGGGCGCCGGGTGCGAGGGCGCCGGGTGAGAGGGCGCCGGGTGCGAGGGCGCCGGGTGCGAGGGCGCCGGGTGCGAGGGCGCCGGGTGAGAGGGTGCCGGGTGCGAGGGCGCCGGGTGCGAGGGCGCCGGGTGCGAGGGCGCCGGGTGCGAGGGTGCTGGGTGCGAGGGCGCCGGGTGCGAGGGTGCCGGGTGCGAGGGTGCCGGGTGCGAGGGCACCACGTGTGAGGGTGCCGGGTGCGAGGGCACCGGGTGTGAGGGCGCCGGGTGCGAGGGCGCCGGGTGCGAGGGCGCCGGGTGCGAGGGCGCCGGGTGTGAGGGCGCCGGGTGCGAGGGCGCCGGGTGTGAGGGTGCTGGGTGCGAGGGCGCCGGGTGTGAGGGTGCTGGGTGCGAGGGCGCCGGGTGTGAGGGTGCTGGGTGCGAGGGCGCCGGGTGAGAGGGTGCTGGGTGCGAGGGCGCCGGGTGTGAGGGTGCTGGGTGCGAGGGCGCCGGGTGAGAGGGTGCTGGGTGCGAGGGCGCCGGGTGAGAGGGTGCTGGGTGCGAGGGCGCCGGGTGTGAGGGTGCTGGGTGCGAGGGCGCCGGGTGTGAGGGTGCTGGGTGCGAGGGCGCCGGGTGAGAGGGTGCTGGGTGCGAGGGCGCCGGGTGAGAGGGTGCTGGGTGCGAGGGCGCCGGGTGTGAGGGTGCTGGGTGCGAGGGCGCCGGGTGTGAGGGTGCTGGGTGCGAGGGCGCCACGTGAGAGGGTGCTGGGTGTGAGGGCGCCACGTGAGAGGGTGCTGGGTGCGAGGGCACCAGGTGTGAGGGTGCTGGGTGCATGCAAGGATCTTGCCCAGGAGGGAAGAGAGCTTTTGATTGACAGGAGGGAAACATCCTCTCAGAAGTCAAGGGATGGCCAGAGTGTAGTTAATGTGTTGCCAAAGGATCCTTGTGTCCTCATGAGCTCAGAGAGTGAGGCATGAGAACTTGAGGTAGGCCGCAGTAGTGTTGGCCGTGGTGGCCATGCAAACATAATGAACAGAGTGACAAGCAGAGTGGAGGATCTTTAGGACCTGGACAAGGATCCTGAACTGGGAGCCTCTGCCACTCATTTTTAGAGGCTCCGTATCTTCAACAGAGAGGAATCCCCACCAGGACAATAACAAGGATGGCAAGATCAACCATATTTTGTAATGTCAGTGCCAGACACTGTGTGAGGCTCACATAGTGATTCATCGATGCCTCAAAATAAATCTTGTAGGCTAAACATTCTTACTCCGGGCTACAGCAAGGAAAATGAACCTCTAAGAGGCTAAGGACCTGTCTGAAGTGGCAAACGGTGGAGCCCAGATGCAGCGAGTCATGCTGATCATGCTGCTTCAGAGACCATGCAGTCTTTTCTGGAGAGTCTTCTATTTGGTCAATTCTGGAATGCTTAAATAAGTTTTTCTCTGTTTGCAGCCTGAAGAAATGGTAGAATTGGTGCATTAAGAATATGAAGTCAGTGTTGATGTTTGAGATGCAATTATGAGATCCAGAAGTAGAGCAGAAACTGATATTCTAGGACTAAGCACCAGTTAGGAGTCTGTGTTtgcttcctgtggctgctgtaaaaAATTTCCAACAACCTgttggcttaaaacaatgcaaatttattCTCTAAAAGTTCTGGAGGCCACAAGTCCAAAATCAATGTCACTGgatcaaaatcaaggtgttgataTGGTTGTGCTCCCTCTGGATGCTCCAAATGGAAAACacatttctgtcttttccttctcctGTTGGTTGCAGCATTCTTTCCAGTCTTCAGATATCTTCTGCTGTGTCTTCTCATCACCTCCTCTGTgtttcaaatctccctctgcctttctcctATAGGAacacttgtgattacatttagaGCCCCCCTGGATAGTCCAGAAAAAAAtccccatttaaaaatttttagcaaggtgtggtagcaggcacctgtaatcccagctactcaggaggctgaggcaggaggatcacttgaacctgggaggtggagattgcagttagccaagataatgccacttcactccagcctgggcaacagagccaggctctgtctcaaaaataaacaaaacaaaataaaataaaaatactaattacAGAAGGGTACATTGGcttggctgtaatcccagcactttgggaggccagttgGGGAGGATCacaagagcccaggagtttgaggctgcagtgagccatgattgtgctgtTATCCGGTCTgttcaacagagcaagatcctgactgtagaaaactaagtaaataataataataaaattctaatCACATCTGGACAGTTCCTTTTTCCCAAAAGTTCACGTTCACAGAGTCCAGGGGCTTAGAACATACATACTTTTTGCAATGGTTAATGGCTTTATATCCTGCAGACCCAGTTCATTCTGTggatttctctttttatcttcaCCTCCCTGCttattctcttttttgagacagggtctcactctctcacccagactggaatgcagtggcccaatcttggttcactgcaacctccacctcccaggctcaagcgattctcctgcctcggcctcccgaggagcttagactacaggcgcccaccaccacacctggctaatttttttttttatttttattagagatggggttttaccatgttgaccaagctggtctctaactcctgacctcaggtgatccacctgcctcagcctcccaaagttctgggattactggtgtgggccactgcacctggcccctccctGCTTATTCTTATTCTTCTGCCCTCTATTTGGGGACTAGTGTTACTTAGTCACTTCTTTATTATGTTTGCTTGTATTTTGCACTTTACCACTGATACCATGTTTGCTGATCCATCCCTCCCTTTCACGGCCTGCATACGGATTACAGTTTGTAGTTTGGAAACAAACCAGAGACACTTCCATTAAACAGTTTTCTCCTtcatctccccctccccctctgatGCTTCTCCAGTAACTTAGGCATTTTGGATTTCTTTCAGACTGGAAAGCTACCCTTGAGGAGAATAGGTTGAATTCTGAAAAAGATTGAGCTAGGGAAGAACTATCCCACCACGTGGAAGTGTACAGGAGTGTACAGGAGGAGCTACCCTCTTTGGTATTAGGAAAAGTGCAAGATCAGAGCAACCAGTTAAGGGAACACCAGGAGAACTCCTTGAGGTTCATGGTACTCACCTCAGAGAGACTGTTTGCTGAAAGGGAACATTGTGAGCTTGAACTTGGGGGAGGTTATTCTCTACCTTCTACTTTAAGCCTTCTACCTACAACATTACCTACAAGTACAGGTTTCCCTAAGCCCAACTCACAAGTTAAAGAGTTGAAACAAAATTCAGCTTTCATTAATCTTGAGAAAAATGGAGCAGATGGGAAGCACTGTGAGAGTCATCAGTGTGCTAGAGCTTTCTGTCAGAGTATTTACTTGAGTAAACTTGGAAACGttgaaacaggaaagaaaaaccctTATGAATATATTGTCAGTGGTGACTCAACTATGGTTCCTCCCTTTGTTTTCATGGTAGAACTTTTTCAGTGAAGAAAAGTGATGACTGTAAGGATTATGGAAACCTCTTCAGTCACAGTGTGTCTCTGAATGAACAGAAGCCAGTGCATTTTGGGAAAAGTCAGTATGAGTGTGATGAGTGCAGGGAAACCTGTTCTGAGAGTCTGTGCCTTGTACAAACAGAAAGAAGTGGCCCTGGAGAGACCCCCTTCAGATGTGAGGAACGCTGTGCTGCCTTCCCCATGGCCTCATCTTTTTCTGACTGTAACATCATTCAGACTACAGAGAAGCCATCTGTGTGTAATCAGTGTGGAAAATCTTTCAGCTGTTGTAAGCTCATACACCAGAGAACACACACTGGAGAAAAGCCCTTCGAATGTACTCAGTGTGGGAAATCTTTTAGCCAGAGCTATGACCTTGTCATACATCAGAGGAcacacactggagagaagccctatGAGTGTGACCTGTGTGGGAAATCCTTCACCCAGAGATCCAAACTTATTACACATCAGcgaattcacactggagaaaaaccgTATCAGTGTATTGAATGCAGAAAATCCTTCAGGTGGAACTCTAACCTCATTgtacatcagagaattcatactggagagaaaccgtaTGAGTGCACTCACTGTGGAAAGTCCTTCAGCCAAAGCTATGAGTTAGTTACACATAAAAGAACgcacactggagaaaaacccttCAAATGTACTCAGTGTGGGAAATCTTTCAGCCAGAAGTATGACCTTGTCGTACATCAGAGGACgcacactggagagaagccctatGAGTGCAACCTGTGTGGGAAATCCTTCTCCCAGAGTTCCAAACTTATTACGCATCAGcgaattcacactggagaaaaaccgTATCAGTGTATTGAATGTGGGAAATCCTTCAGATGGAACTCTAACCTCGTCatacatcagagaattcatactggagagaaaccgtaCGATTGCACTCACTGTGGAAAGTCCTTCAGCCAAAGCTATCAGTTAGTTGCACATAaaagaactcacactggagaaaaGCCCTATGAATGTAACGAGTGTGGAAAAGCCTTCAATCGAAGCACTCAGCTCATTAGGCATCTGCAAATTCACACTGGGGAGAAGCCGTACAAATGCAATCAGTGCAATAAAGCCTTTGCAAGGAGCTCCTACCTTGTGATGCATCAGAGAACtcacactggtgagaaacctTTTGAGTGTAGTcagtgtgggaaagccttttCAGGGAGCTCTAACCTTCTTTCCCATCAGAGAATTCattctggagagaaaccctatgaatgtagtGACTGTGGGAAATCCTTCCGGCAGCGATCTCAACTTGTAGTGCATCGGCGGAcacatactggagagaaaccttaggAGTGCAGTCATTGTGGGAAAGCTTTCAGCCAGAGGTCTCCCCTCATCGTGCACCAGAGTACGCATGTCGGTGGGAAGAGCTATCAGTGTGACGTGTATTAAGCCAGCGGTTGTGACTCATTGAACATCAGAGGACATATCCTGGAGGAAAGCCCTACGAATGCATGGATTGTGGGAAAGCCTTCAATGATCACTCAACCCTTAGTAAACACGAGAGGACACACACTGGAGGCAAACCCTATGAATGTGACCATTGCGAGAAAGCCTTTAGCCAACGGTGTCAACTTACTAGGCAGCAGAGAATTCAAACTGgagagaagccctgtgaatgttAACAAATGTGGAAAAGCTTCCAGTTATGATACTTTCCTTATTCAACATGAGAAAGCTCGTGGGCAAGAAACTCTATGAATAACCAAGATGGAGCCGGGTGCAGTTGccaacacttgtaatcccagcactttgcgaggccgacgcaggtggatcgcttgagcccaggagtttgaaaccagcctgggtaacatggcaaaatcctgtctttacaaaaaatacaaaaattagcctagcatggtggcgcatacctgtagtcctagctactcaggaggctgaggtgggaggatcacttgagcttgggaggcggtggttgcagtgagctgtgatcatgccatcaCACCGCTGCTTGTGAGAGATTGagacactctaaataaataataaccaaGATGGGAAATTTCCCTGCCAGACCTTGTTTACTAGAAATCAGGTGGCCAAAACATGACTCTCAGAGTGGGGCTTCATGACCATGTGCATCAGAATTGCCTGGAGTGTGCACTGAAACTGTGTATTACCAAGCTCACTCTAGCCAACTAAATAAAAATCTCTGGCAGTAAAATCCAGGAGTCTGCAGTTTCTAAAATCACACAGGTgagtgggcacggtggctcatgcctgtaatcccagcactttggaaggctgaggtgggtggatcacctgaagtcagaagtttgagaccagcctggcaaacatggcaaaactgtctctattaaaaatacaggccaggggccgggcacggtgcctcacacctgtaatcccagcacttaggtaggccaaggtgggtggatcacgaggtcaggagattgagaccatcctggctaatatggtgaaaccctgtctctactaaaaatacaaaaaaattagctaggcatggtggcgggctcctgtagtcccagctactcaggaagctgaggcaggagaatggcgtgaacacaggaggcgtagcttgcagtgagctgagatcacactactgcactccagcctgggcaacagagcaagactgtctcaaaaaaaaaaaaaaaaaaaatacaggccaggcgcaatggctcatgcctgcaatcccagcatttcgggaggcaaaggcaggcggatcacctgatgtcaggagttcgagacccacctcaccaacatggagaaaccccgtctcgacgaaatatacgaaaattagccaggtatggtggtggtaatcccagctactcgggaggctgaggcaggagaatcttgacctgggaggcagaggttgcagtgaaccaagatcaagccattgtgctccagcctgggcaacaagagtgaaacttcatctcaaaaaaaaaaaaaaggactctggtgaggcttggtggctcatgcctgtaatcccagcactttgggaggctgaagtgggtgaatcacttgaggacaggcattcaagaccagcctggccaacatggcaaaaccccatttctactaaaaatacaaaaattagccgggtgtggtggcacacgtgtgtaatccagctacttgggaggctgaggcatgagaatcgcttgaacctgggaggcagaggttgcagttagctgagatcatgccactgcactctagcttgggcaacagggcaagactgtgtctcaaacaaacaaacaaacaaacaaaaaaccctgagcTGGctgtaatggctcatgcctgtaatcccagcactttgggagaccgagcggccaggcagatcacttgagcccagtagattgagaccagtctgggcaacatgttgagaccccatctctacaaaaaatagaattagctgggcatggagctgcacacctgtagtcccagctactcgggaggctgaggcaggagtattacttgagcctgggggtgggggggtggtctcacctgcagtgagctgagatcacaccactgcactccagcctaggcaccaGAGCAACACTgtgtctctaaaaacaacaaaatattggaCTCTGAATATTTCAGGGATTCGGTTGTGCTTTAACTTTGTTGCTCAGTTGGTTTGATTGTAATCAGAACTGGCAGCATATTAATATGGAAAATACTTATCAGGGGATGTGAAAACAGGAGCCCAAATAGTATGTTCACAGAAGGTTACAAGCACATAATTTAAATTGGTCCACTCAGCAACAtgtttcctaaaagaaaaaaatgtaaattgacaGTAGTGGGGAGACTAGAAGAGGCCATgtctgcatatttatttatttatttatttacttacttaagacggagtctcactctgttgcccaggctggagtgcagtggtatgatctctgctcactgcaagctccacctcctgggttcacgccactctcctgcctcaatgtgctgagtagctgggactacaggcacccgtcaccacgcctgtctaattttttgtatttttagtagagacaaggtttcaccgtgttagccaggatggtcttgatctcctgacctcatgatccgcccacctcggcctcccaaagtgctgggattacaggcatgagccgccacacccggccgcatttattttttttttttgacacaggctgttgctctgtcacccaggctggagtgcagtggcgcagtcatggctcactgcagcctcaacctggctcaactgatcctcctgtccttgcctcctaagtagctgggaccataggcatgtgacATGAAGCCtggctaaatttatttttttagagacgaggtctcaccatgttgcccaggctggtcttgaactcctgggctcaagtgatctccagccttggcctcccaaagtcctgggattacaggcatgagccatagtgcATACTATTACTGCACATTTAAGCAGGATAAGAGCCAATGGGAGggtgagcatggtggcttatgcccgtaatcccagcactttggaaggccgaggcaggcagatcccttgaggttaggagttcgagaccagcctggccaacatggtgaaatcccatctctactaaaagtacaaaaaattagccaggtgtcatggcatgtgcctgtaatcccagctactcgggaggctgaggcaggaaaatcacttgaacccagaaggtggaggttgcagtgagccgagactgcgccgttgaactccagcctgggcaaaaaagcgaaaagcgagactctgtctcaaaaaaaaaaagggctgggtgcggtggctcacgcctgtgatcccaacactttgggaggccaaggagggtggatcacgaggtcagatcaagaccatcctggctaacacagtgaaaccccgtctctactaaaaatacaaaaaatcag from Pan paniscus chromosome 20, NHGRI_mPanPan1-v2.0_pri, whole genome shotgun sequence encodes the following:
- the ZNF544 gene encoding zinc finger protein 544 isoform X1; translated protein: MLRPAMTMPVGATAAGARPSGSCLLRGARARPPATGSTAIGRCVQVAAKSLLAQRHQAGGAYWTPEVIPAPDVGTFSSNDWSSEDLCPLHSSLFRCREEMEARSMLVPPQASMCFEDVAMAFTQEEWEHLDLAQRTLYREVTLETWEHIVSLAGARRGPVQGRAGGPPRTFSVKKSDDCKDYGNLFSHSVSLNEQKPVHFGKSQYECDECRETCSESLCLVQTERSGPGETPFRCEERCAAFPMASSFSDCNIIQTTEKPSVCNQCGKSFSCCKLIHQRTHTGEKPFECTQCGKSFSQSYDLVIHQRTHTGEKPYECDLCGKSFTQRSKLITHQRIHTGEKPYQCIECRKSFRWNSNLIVHQRIHTGEKPYECTHCGKSFSQSYELVTHKRTHTGEKPFKCTQCGKSFSQKYDLVVHQRTHTGEKPYECNLCGKSFSQSSKLITHQRIHTGEKPYQCIECGKSFRWNSNLVIHQRIHTGEKPYDCTHCGKSFSQSYQLVAHKRTHTGEKPYECNECGKAFNRSTQLIRHLQIHTGEKPYKCNQCNKAFARSSYLVMHQRTHTGEKPFECSQCGKAFSGSSNLLSHQRIHSGEKPYECSDCGKSFRQRSQLVVHRRTHTGEKP
- the ZNF544 gene encoding zinc finger protein 544 isoform X3, with translation MLRLCVPGQSESPAPQHLQEMMLVEEVSQAFEGKDWSSEDLCPLHSSLFRCREEMEARSMLVPPQASMCFEDVAMAFTQEEWEHLDLAQRTLYREVTLETWEHIVSLAGARRGPVQGRAGGPPRTFSVKKSDDCKDYGNLFSHSVSLNEQKPVHFGKSQYECDECRETCSESLCLVQTERSGPGETPFRCEERCAAFPMASSFSDCNIIQTTEKPSVCNQCGKSFSCCKLIHQRTHTGEKPFECTQCGKSFSQSYDLVIHQRTHTGEKPYECDLCGKSFTQRSKLITHQRIHTGEKPYQCIECRKSFRWNSNLIVHQRIHTGEKPYECTHCGKSFSQSYELVTHKRTHTGEKPFKCTQCGKSFSQKYDLVVHQRTHTGEKPYECNLCGKSFSQSSKLITHQRIHTGEKPYQCIECGKSFRWNSNLVIHQRIHTGEKPYDCTHCGKSFSQSYQLVAHKRTHTGEKPYECNECGKAFNRSTQLIRHLQIHTGEKPYKCNQCNKAFARSSYLVMHQRTHTGEKPFECSQCGKAFSGSSNLLSHQRIHSGEKPYECSDCGKSFRQRSQLVVHRRTHTGEKP
- the ZNF544 gene encoding zinc finger protein 544 isoform X2, which codes for MLRPAMTMPVGATAAGARPSGSCLLRGARARPPATGSTAIGRCVQVAAKSLLAQRHQAGGAYWTPEVIPAPDVGTFSSNDWSSEDLCPLHSSLFRCREEMEARSMLVPPQASMCFEDVAMAFTQEEWEHLDLAQRTLYREVTLETWEHIVSLGLFLSKSDVISQLEQEEDLCRAEQEAPRERSGPGETPFRCEERCAAFPMASSFSDCNIIQTTEKPSVCNQCGKSFSCCKLIHQRTHTGEKPFECTQCGKSFSQSYDLVIHQRTHTGEKPYECDLCGKSFTQRSKLITHQRIHTGEKPYQCIECRKSFRWNSNLIVHQRIHTGEKPYECTHCGKSFSQSYELVTHKRTHTGEKPFKCTQCGKSFSQKYDLVVHQRTHTGEKPYECNLCGKSFSQSSKLITHQRIHTGEKPYQCIECGKSFRWNSNLVIHQRIHTGEKPYDCTHCGKSFSQSYQLVAHKRTHTGEKPYECNECGKAFNRSTQLIRHLQIHTGEKPYKCNQCNKAFARSSYLVMHQRTHTGEKPFECSQCGKAFSGSSNLLSHQRIHSGEKPYECSDCGKSFRQRSQLVVHRRTHTGEKP